The following are encoded together in the Parabacteroides chongii genome:
- a CDS encoding response regulator transcription factor yields the protein MSAYLKIVIAEPSAIVRSGLETILKHLPGLRIQVSEITTIESLTEDLRTHQPDILIINPSIPGYFTIPHLKEMTGCPDMKCFALLYTLTDHSLTRYYDDQISIFDSADELKHKLERLHTKKEEGDESDEQQTLSTREKEIVVCVVKGMTNREIADRLFLSTHTVITHRRNIARKLQVHSASALTVYAIVNKLVELKDINR from the coding sequence ATGAGCGCCTATTTGAAGATCGTTATTGCTGAACCTTCCGCTATTGTCCGTAGCGGCCTGGAGACAATACTGAAACACCTGCCAGGTCTCCGCATCCAGGTATCGGAAATAACTACCATCGAATCGCTTACCGAGGATCTCCGGACACACCAACCGGATATTCTTATCATCAATCCTTCTATTCCGGGTTATTTCACGATCCCTCATTTAAAGGAGATGACCGGATGCCCGGATATGAAGTGCTTCGCGCTGCTTTATACACTCACGGATCATTCCCTTACCCGTTATTATGACGATCAGATCAGCATCTTCGACAGTGCCGACGAACTGAAGCATAAACTGGAACGCCTGCACACAAAAAAAGAAGAGGGCGATGAATCGGATGAACAACAAACATTGAGTACCCGCGAAAAAGAGATTGTCGTCTGTGTGGTCAAAGGCATGACCAACCGTGAAATTGCCGACCGTCTTTTCCTCTCTACCCACACCGTTATTACGCACAGGAGAAATATCGCCCGTAAACTACAGGTACATAGTGCCAGCGCCTTAACGGTTTATGCCATTGTGAACAAGCTGGTAGAGCTTAA